One stretch of Pedobacter riviphilus DNA includes these proteins:
- a CDS encoding PVC-type heme-binding CxxCH protein yields MKKYLAIGVICLVALFSFNASLITDIKSPRLEILLLGHDSQHHNSEKFAEIISQEFFKNGINISYTTDVNDLNAENLSKYDALMIYSNHDQITGPQEKALLDYVKSGKGFIPVHCASFCFQNSAAYIDMVGGQFKSHKTGDFSATIVDAQHPVMEGITSFSTWDETYVHDKVAKDIHVLTERVEGDHHEPYTWVKNYGKGKVFYTAYGHDERTWKNPSFLKLLENGVLWAVNDEAKKRWEELPKPAPEYSDAKLPNYEKRPGGFKLQAALSPTESQLMTQIPVDFKLEMFASEPDILKPIAMAWDERGRLWIVETVDYPNTVRDIKGEGHDRIKICEDTDGDGKADKFTIFADKLNIPTGIVFANGGVIVAQAPDFIFLKDTNADDKADIRETIISGWGTFDTHAGPSSLHYGFDNKIWGTVGYSGYNGTVGGKAIKFGQGAFRFDGDGKNLEYLGGTSNNTWGLGFSENNDVFLSTANNTHSAFLGIPSPYLDKIGVLANQAIDKIDGHYAMHVVTKNLRQVDVFNGFTSAAGHNLYTARNFPKAYWNRIAFVNEPTGRVVHQAILEPSGSGFKEKDGWNLVASADEWFAPVQTEVGPDGAVWLLDWYNFIIQHNPTPPGFETGKGNAYVNPLRDRVHGRIYKVVYNKAKPSAIKSLDKNDPKSLLKGLQSDNLFWRMTAQRLIVEKGDKTLVPDLYKMIRNQEVDELGINAPAIHALWTLHGLGMYSTTEAFQVAVHALHHPSAGVRKAALQVLPNTAAALAAIQGTGLLKDKNLNTRLAAFLKIADLPASPSIANDLLVAQKDSVNTGDRWIKEALKIAGSKQVKNASELAKTPATKPADKTKADQVIIIKPIVNAMKFDKKTFTVKAGTTVELVFDNIDFMQHNLLILKKGSMEKVGAAADKLARNPKGAEMQYVPKIPEVLFYTPLVNPEAKFRLRFKVPDAVGDYPYICSFPGHWRIMNGVMKVTK; encoded by the coding sequence ATGAAAAAGTACTTAGCGATAGGCGTTATTTGCCTGGTCGCACTATTCAGCTTTAACGCTAGTTTAATAACAGATATAAAATCGCCGCGATTGGAGATCTTGCTCCTGGGGCACGACAGCCAGCACCATAATTCTGAAAAATTTGCAGAAATCATTTCCCAGGAATTCTTTAAAAATGGAATTAATATTTCATATACAACTGATGTAAATGATCTGAATGCAGAAAACCTGTCAAAGTACGACGCACTAATGATCTATTCAAACCATGATCAAATCACAGGGCCACAGGAAAAGGCTCTTCTGGATTATGTGAAAAGTGGTAAGGGATTTATTCCCGTTCATTGTGCATCCTTTTGTTTTCAAAACTCAGCTGCTTATATCGATATGGTAGGCGGACAGTTCAAGAGCCATAAAACAGGCGATTTTTCTGCAACAATTGTAGATGCCCAACATCCCGTTATGGAAGGCATAACGTCATTTAGCACCTGGGACGAAACTTATGTGCACGATAAGGTTGCAAAAGATATTCATGTACTTACAGAGCGGGTGGAAGGCGATCATCATGAACCTTATACCTGGGTTAAGAACTATGGTAAAGGCAAAGTGTTTTATACTGCTTATGGCCACGACGAACGTACCTGGAAAAATCCATCTTTCCTTAAATTGCTGGAGAACGGGGTATTATGGGCCGTTAATGATGAAGCAAAAAAGCGATGGGAAGAATTGCCTAAACCAGCTCCGGAATATAGTGATGCCAAACTTCCAAATTATGAAAAAAGACCTGGTGGCTTTAAACTGCAAGCTGCGCTGAGTCCCACAGAATCGCAATTAATGACCCAGATTCCGGTTGATTTTAAGTTGGAGATGTTTGCTTCGGAGCCTGATATATTGAAACCAATTGCCATGGCCTGGGACGAGCGTGGCAGGTTATGGATCGTAGAGACAGTTGACTACCCAAATACCGTTAGAGATATTAAGGGCGAAGGGCATGACAGGATTAAAATTTGTGAGGATACAGATGGAGACGGCAAGGCTGATAAATTCACCATTTTTGCCGATAAGTTAAATATCCCAACTGGTATTGTTTTCGCTAACGGAGGAGTCATTGTTGCTCAGGCACCTGATTTCATTTTCCTGAAAGACACAAATGCCGACGACAAGGCTGATATCAGGGAAACGATAATTAGCGGATGGGGCACATTTGATACCCATGCCGGTCCTTCAAGTCTACATTATGGATTCGATAATAAAATTTGGGGTACAGTAGGCTACTCAGGTTATAATGGAACGGTTGGTGGTAAAGCAATCAAATTTGGTCAGGGTGCCTTCCGTTTTGACGGTGACGGGAAAAATCTGGAGTATTTAGGTGGTACCAGTAACAATACCTGGGGCCTGGGATTCTCCGAAAACAATGATGTATTCCTTTCTACAGCAAACAATACCCATAGTGCTTTTTTAGGTATTCCGAGTCCTTACCTTGATAAAATCGGTGTTCTGGCTAACCAAGCCATAGATAAGATAGACGGACACTATGCTATGCATGTGGTGACCAAAAACTTACGTCAGGTGGATGTTTTTAACGGTTTTACCTCTGCAGCAGGACATAATCTATATACGGCCAGAAATTTCCCTAAAGCTTACTGGAACCGGATTGCTTTTGTTAATGAACCAACCGGACGTGTAGTTCACCAGGCCATACTGGAACCTTCCGGATCCGGATTTAAAGAAAAAGATGGCTGGAACCTGGTAGCCAGTGCCGATGAGTGGTTTGCGCCTGTGCAGACTGAGGTTGGTCCTGATGGTGCTGTTTGGCTGCTTGATTGGTATAATTTCATTATCCAGCACAACCCAACTCCTCCAGGTTTTGAAACTGGTAAAGGAAATGCTTACGTTAATCCGCTCAGAGACCGCGTACACGGACGGATCTATAAAGTGGTCTATAATAAAGCAAAGCCATCAGCCATCAAATCATTGGATAAAAATGACCCAAAATCACTATTAAAGGGTTTACAAAGTGATAACCTATTCTGGCGTATGACGGCACAGCGCCTAATTGTTGAAAAAGGGGATAAAACATTGGTGCCTGATTTATACAAAATGATCCGCAATCAAGAGGTGGACGAGCTCGGGATCAACGCACCGGCTATACATGCCTTATGGACATTGCATGGCTTGGGGATGTACAGCACAACTGAAGCTTTCCAGGTAGCAGTGCATGCATTGCATCACCCTTCTGCCGGGGTTCGAAAAGCAGCTTTACAGGTATTGCCTAATACGGCTGCCGCTCTGGCGGCTATCCAAGGAACAGGCTTGTTAAAAGATAAAAATCTAAATACCCGTTTGGCTGCATTTTTGAAAATTGCTGACCTGCCGGCATCGCCATCTATTGCGAATGACCTGCTTGTCGCTCAAAAGGATTCTGTAAACACTGGCGACAGATGGATTAAAGAGGCACTAAAAATTGCGGGTTCAAAACAGGTTAAAAATGCTTCGGAGTTAGCAAAAACACCAGCTACAAAACCTGCAGATAAAACGAAAGCAGACCAGGTGATTATCATAAAACCTATTGTAAATGCAATGAAGTTTGATAAAAAAACTTTTACAGTAAAAGCCGGGACAACAGTTGAGCTGGTGTTCGATAATATTGATTTTATGCAGCACAATTTGCTCATTCTTAAAAAAGGGAGTATGGAGAAAGTGGGGGCAGCCGCAGATAAACTGGCTCGGAATCCTAAAGGTGCAGAAATGCAATATGTACCTAAAATACCTGAAGTATTGTTTTATACACCCCTGGTAAATCCAGAAGCGAAGTTCAGATTGAGATTTAAAGTACCGGATGCAGTGGGCGACTATCCATATATCTGCTCTTTTCCTGGCCACTGGAGAATTATGAATGGGGTAATGAAAGTAACTAAATAA